The proteins below are encoded in one region of Planctomycetaceae bacterium:
- a CDS encoding multiheme c-type cytochrome → MTSIPPAAGSAGGTADAAQSRKAVRKAIGPRLRIVFNIMLVLLALIGANSAYLGGVKILEWSTGQTYQDFFYICMFLMHIVVGLLIVVPFLVFGLIHMRNTKDRKVRRTVRIGYALFAMCVIVLLSGFALVRIEGLFDLKNPATRSAVYWLHVAAPVVGLWLYWLHRLVGPKMQWKSGLVFAGIAAAAAGVMVLLQSQDPRNWNAVGPASGRKYFEPSSAITLSGNFVPAKTLDMNAYCQKCHADAHAGWENSVHRFSSFNNPPYLAAVSETREVALKRDGSVQASRWCAGCHDPVPFFSGAFDDPNFDMLNHPTAKSGITCTVCHAITHVNSNIGNADFVIEEPQHYPFAHSENQILQWVNNQLVKAKPSFHKKTFLKPLHKTAEFCSTCHKVHLPYALNHYREFLRGQNHYDTWLLSGVSGHGARSFYYPKVAETDCNGCHMPTEVSTDFGAQPFDDDGLLKIHDHLFPSANTGIAWLRDKPDVIAAHQKFLEGVMRVDIFGIRNGSGIESELIAPLRDSEVPQDSVTAAAPASVVPEPSPKHEVPTLTPGETYVLEAVIRTVTMGHHFTQGTTDSNEIWLEVVASSGDRQIAASGLMNENGEVDEWSHFVNTFMLDREGNRIDRRNAQDIFVPLYSHQIPPGAGQTAHYRLTVPQDIAAPLNVRVRLLYRKFDSTYMKYVDRKMAELGAPIRGHVPGQPYHNELPVTVLAEDSVTFPIAGIDAEVSNPPRAIPEWQRWNDYGIGMLLKGKAELRQAADAFRKVEELGRFDGPLNLARVLFAEAGAGQLDEAVAAVQRAATHTDPAPPPWTVAWLSGILNRQQGFLKEAEENFRQVLEMRDAETVRRKFDFSRDYEVINLLGRTIFDRALQMRGDSRDAERKARLQEAVEVFHRTLAIDSENVDAHYNLSQLYSNLGDAELAQKHSDLHARYKIDDTARGQAFGKARQKYPAANFAAEPLVIYELK, encoded by the coding sequence ATGACGTCGATTCCTCCAGCTGCCGGCAGCGCGGGCGGGACAGCGGATGCTGCCCAGTCCCGAAAGGCCGTTCGCAAAGCCATCGGACCCCGGCTGCGAATTGTGTTCAACATCATGCTCGTCCTGTTGGCTCTGATCGGTGCCAACAGCGCCTATCTGGGTGGCGTGAAGATCCTGGAATGGTCAACCGGCCAGACGTATCAGGACTTCTTCTACATCTGCATGTTCCTGATGCACATCGTCGTCGGGCTGCTGATCGTAGTGCCGTTTCTGGTGTTCGGTCTGATTCACATGCGAAACACAAAGGACCGCAAGGTTCGCCGGACAGTGAGAATCGGTTACGCACTGTTTGCCATGTGTGTGATCGTGTTGCTGAGCGGCTTTGCTCTGGTGCGCATCGAGGGATTGTTTGACCTGAAGAATCCCGCGACTCGGTCGGCGGTTTACTGGCTGCACGTCGCAGCTCCCGTTGTCGGACTGTGGCTGTACTGGCTGCACCGTCTGGTCGGACCGAAGATGCAATGGAAGTCCGGACTTGTGTTTGCCGGCATTGCCGCAGCGGCAGCGGGTGTGATGGTGCTGCTGCAGTCTCAGGACCCGCGCAACTGGAACGCCGTTGGTCCGGCTTCCGGAAGGAAGTACTTCGAACCGTCTTCGGCCATCACATTGTCCGGAAACTTCGTTCCCGCGAAGACGCTGGACATGAACGCCTATTGTCAGAAATGTCACGCGGATGCTCACGCCGGCTGGGAAAACAGCGTGCATCGTTTCAGTTCCTTCAATAATCCGCCGTACCTGGCCGCTGTGTCCGAAACTCGCGAAGTCGCACTCAAGCGAGACGGAAGCGTGCAGGCGTCGCGATGGTGTGCCGGCTGTCACGATCCGGTGCCGTTTTTCAGCGGAGCCTTCGACGATCCCAACTTCGACATGCTGAATCATCCCACGGCGAAGTCGGGAATCACCTGCACCGTCTGCCACGCAATCACACACGTCAACAGTAACATCGGAAACGCCGATTTTGTGATCGAGGAACCTCAGCACTATCCGTTCGCGCACAGTGAAAATCAGATTCTGCAGTGGGTCAATAATCAACTGGTGAAGGCCAAGCCGTCGTTTCACAAGAAGACGTTTCTGAAGCCGCTGCACAAGACCGCGGAGTTCTGTTCCACGTGTCACAAGGTGCATCTGCCGTACGCTCTGAACCACTATCGCGAATTTCTGCGAGGACAGAATCACTATGACACGTGGCTATTGAGCGGTGTGTCGGGACATGGTGCTCGCAGTTTCTACTACCCGAAGGTGGCTGAAACCGACTGCAACGGCTGTCACATGCCGACGGAAGTGTCCACCGATTTTGGCGCGCAGCCGTTTGACGACGATGGTCTGCTGAAAATTCACGACCATCTGTTTCCGTCCGCAAACACAGGAATTGCGTGGCTGCGAGACAAGCCGGACGTCATCGCGGCTCACCAGAAGTTTCTGGAAGGCGTGATGCGAGTCGACATTTTCGGCATTCGCAACGGCAGTGGCATCGAAAGCGAACTAATCGCTCCGCTGCGCGACAGCGAAGTTCCACAGGATTCCGTCACAGCCGCGGCACCGGCTTCAGTAGTACCGGAGCCTTCCCCGAAACACGAAGTTCCGACGCTGACTCCCGGCGAAACGTACGTGCTGGAAGCTGTCATTCGAACCGTGACTATGGGGCACCATTTCACTCAGGGGACCACCGATTCGAATGAAATCTGGCTGGAAGTCGTTGCATCCTCCGGCGATCGCCAGATTGCCGCCAGCGGCCTTATGAACGAAAACGGTGAAGTCGATGAATGGTCGCATTTCGTCAACACGTTCATGCTGGATCGGGAAGGAAACCGCATTGATCGCCGCAACGCTCAGGACATTTTCGTACCACTGTATAGCCACCAGATTCCGCCCGGTGCCGGTCAGACCGCGCATTATCGGTTGACCGTGCCGCAGGACATTGCGGCCCCGCTGAACGTTCGAGTCCGGCTGCTGTATCGCAAGTTTGACTCGACGTACATGAAGTATGTCGACCGGAAGATGGCGGAACTCGGCGCGCCAATTCGCGGGCATGTACCCGGCCAGCCTTACCACAACGAATTGCCGGTGACCGTTCTGGCGGAAGACAGCGTTACATTTCCCATCGCCGGCATCGACGCGGAAGTCAGTAATCCACCGCGAGCCATCCCGGAATGGCAGCGCTGGAATGACTACGGAATCGGAATGCTGCTGAAAGGCAAGGCGGAACTTCGGCAGGCGGCCGACGCGTTTCGCAAAGTTGAAGAACTCGGCAGATTCGACGGCCCGCTGAATCTGGCGCGCGTCCTGTTCGCTGAAGCGGGAGCCGGTCAGCTTGACGAAGCGGTCGCCGCCGTTCAGCGAGCCGCGACCCACACCGATCCCGCTCCGCCGCCCTGGACCGTCGCGTGGTTAAGCGGAATCCTGAATCGTCAGCAGGGTTTCCTGAAGGAAGCCGAAGAGAACTTCCGGCAGGTTCTGGAAATGAGAGACGCCGAAACCGTGCGCCGGAAATTCGATTTCAGCAGAGACTACGAAGTCATCAATCTGCTGGGCCGGACCATTTTCGACCGTGCTCTGCAGATGCGGGGCGACTCACGCGACGCCGAACGAAAGGCTCGCCTGCAGGAGGCCGTTGAAGTCTTCCACCGCACTCTGGCCATCGATTCAGAAAACGTCGACGCCCATTACAACCTGAGTCAGCTGTATTCCAATCTGGGTGATGCGGAACTTGCACAGAAGCACAGCGACCTTCATGCGCGATACAAGATCGACGACACCGCTCGCGGACAGGCGTTCGGCAAGGCTCGACAGAAATATCCCGCCGCAAACTTCGCCGCTGAACCGCTGGTGATTTACGAATTGAAGTAA
- a CDS encoding lactate utilization protein B produces MSHPTLARQFTSDDQRAHWHDRALWFVREKRDRMANSVPEWEELRQLASAIKLHTMSQLPTYLEQFEARAKALGVHVHWAVDGEEHNRIVHDILKRHGVKKVVKSKSMLTEECHLNPFLEQHGMEVVDTDLGERIVQLRNEAPSHIVLPAIHIKKEEVGECFHEHLGTEAGASDPAYLTEAARQHLRERFCSADAGITGVNFAIAETGGFVVCTNEGNADLGVSLPKLHIACMGIEKLIPRASDLAVFLRLLARSATGQPITTYSSHFHGPREGCELHLVLVDNGRSGILQNPEFRRSLNCIRCGACMNTCPVYRRSGGHSYQSTVPGPIGSILAPIREPEKHASLPFACSLCGSCTDVCPVKIPLHHQLFAMRGFLDGKHLIGTSKKLSMKLASAVLSRTWLFNLGGQFARFGLRWLPRFAVYNPLNAWGRKRDLPDAPKKTFRQQYAERKKKK; encoded by the coding sequence ATGTCTCACCCGACACTCGCCAGACAATTCACTTCCGACGACCAGCGTGCTCACTGGCACGATCGAGCGCTCTGGTTCGTGCGTGAGAAGCGCGACCGGATGGCGAACAGTGTGCCCGAATGGGAAGAGCTGCGGCAACTGGCGTCGGCGATCAAGCTGCACACGATGTCGCAACTTCCGACGTACCTGGAACAGTTCGAAGCCCGCGCGAAGGCTTTGGGTGTGCACGTCCACTGGGCCGTCGACGGCGAGGAACACAATCGTATCGTGCATGACATCCTGAAGCGGCACGGTGTGAAGAAGGTCGTCAAAAGCAAGTCGATGCTGACGGAGGAATGTCACCTGAATCCGTTTCTGGAGCAGCACGGAATGGAAGTTGTCGATACGGATCTGGGAGAACGCATCGTCCAGCTTCGCAACGAGGCTCCCAGCCATATCGTGCTGCCGGCGATTCACATTAAGAAGGAGGAAGTCGGTGAGTGCTTTCACGAGCATCTGGGAACGGAAGCCGGCGCGTCCGACCCCGCCTATCTGACGGAAGCCGCACGGCAGCATCTTCGCGAACGATTCTGTTCGGCGGACGCGGGCATCACCGGAGTCAACTTCGCCATCGCGGAAACCGGTGGATTTGTCGTCTGCACGAATGAAGGCAACGCGGACCTGGGCGTTTCGCTGCCGAAGCTGCACATTGCCTGCATGGGGATCGAAAAGCTGATCCCGCGAGCCAGCGATCTGGCCGTCTTTCTGCGGCTGCTGGCTCGTTCTGCCACCGGTCAGCCGATCACGACGTATTCGTCTCACTTTCACGGACCTCGCGAAGGCTGCGAACTGCATCTGGTTCTGGTGGACAACGGTCGCAGCGGCATCCTGCAGAACCCGGAGTTTCGCCGCAGCCTGAACTGCATCCGCTGCGGTGCCTGCATGAACACCTGCCCGGTGTATCGGCGAAGCGGAGGCCACAGCTATCAGTCCACGGTCCCGGGTCCGATCGGGTCGATCCTGGCCCCGATTCGGGAACCGGAAAAACACGCGTCGCTGCCGTTCGCCTGCAGCCTGTGCGGGTCCTGTACCGACGTCTGCCCGGTGAAGATTCCGCTGCACCATCAGTTGTTTGCGATGCGCGGATTTCTCGACGGAAAGCACCTGATCGGGACTTCGAAGAAGCTGTCCATGAAGCTGGCGTCGGCCGTGTTGTCGAGAACCTGGCTGTTTAACCTCGGCGGTCAATTCGCCCGCTTCGGCCTGCGCTGGCTGCCACGGTTCGCCGTCTATAACCCGCTAAACGCATGGGGCCGTAAACGCGATCTGCCGGACGCTCCGAAGAAGACCTTCCGGCAGCAGTACGCGGAACGGAAGAAAAAGAAATAG
- a CDS encoding MFS transporter — protein sequence MTNPYESPAVMEHPVGGNDVSRLMANPVFQGILLTQFLGAFNDNYFKQMVLLKCTELAKAGSSDMQPWATAAFALPFVLLSGLGGYLSDRYSRRTVIVLCKVAEIVIVGLALLVLLILPATNGLQLTMLIFVLALLGAQSAIFGPSKYGILPELFSHRQLLPVNGSIQMTTFLAIIFGTAAAGIALDELEDSLWMCSVIALAIALTGTLTSLLIHRTPASHPNLPLRPENAFLPRETIALLKRSPKLFQSLLVATVFWFIGGAAQPAVNNLGEHVFGMNKTRTSLMTASIGVGIAAGCAIAGFFSTGKSEGGKWVQRGGWMTVCSLLLIAFLSSPVAARPDVLPGESGIWNSIIHAGTFEWTVRGSMLLLGLSAGVFVVPIQTYIQEAPPADQKGRVIGAQNFLNWVGILLSAAFLVVMGVVTNLVAGDGSAQAHSYAVFVVLAAVMLPIAIWYRLQPAHSDDASSTKI from the coding sequence ATGACTAATCCGTATGAAAGTCCGGCGGTGATGGAACACCCGGTCGGCGGGAACGACGTTTCCCGGCTGATGGCGAACCCGGTGTTTCAGGGGATCCTGCTGACTCAGTTTCTGGGAGCGTTCAACGACAACTACTTCAAGCAGATGGTGCTGCTGAAGTGTACGGAGCTGGCAAAGGCGGGCAGCAGCGACATGCAGCCCTGGGCGACCGCAGCATTCGCACTGCCGTTTGTGTTGCTGTCGGGGCTGGGCGGCTATCTTTCCGACCGGTACTCACGCCGGACCGTCATCGTGCTGTGCAAGGTCGCGGAAATCGTCATCGTGGGCCTGGCGCTGCTGGTGCTGTTGATTCTGCCCGCGACGAATGGTCTGCAACTGACGATGCTGATCTTCGTGCTGGCCCTGCTGGGGGCTCAAAGCGCGATTTTCGGGCCGTCCAAGTACGGAATTCTGCCGGAACTGTTCAGTCACCGACAACTGCTGCCCGTCAACGGTTCGATTCAGATGACCACGTTTCTGGCGATCATTTTCGGAACAGCGGCCGCAGGAATTGCGCTGGACGAACTGGAAGATTCGCTATGGATGTGCAGCGTGATTGCTCTGGCGATCGCGTTGACCGGAACTCTGACGTCGCTGCTGATCCACCGGACTCCCGCGTCGCACCCGAATTTGCCGCTGCGGCCGGAGAATGCGTTTCTGCCGCGTGAGACCATCGCGCTGCTGAAGCGTTCTCCGAAGCTGTTTCAGTCGCTGCTGGTGGCGACGGTGTTCTGGTTTATCGGCGGCGCTGCTCAACCGGCCGTCAACAACCTCGGCGAACACGTGTTCGGCATGAACAAGACTCGCACGAGCCTGATGACGGCGTCGATCGGAGTCGGAATCGCCGCCGGATGCGCGATCGCGGGATTCTTCAGCACCGGCAAGTCCGAAGGCGGCAAGTGGGTTCAGCGCGGCGGGTGGATGACGGTGTGTTCGCTGCTGCTGATCGCGTTTCTCAGCAGCCCGGTCGCGGCTCGCCCTGATGTGCTGCCGGGAGAATCCGGTATTTGGAACAGCATCATTCACGCGGGAACCTTCGAATGGACAGTGCGCGGAAGCATGTTGCTGCTGGGTCTGTCGGCGGGAGTGTTCGTGGTTCCGATTCAGACCTACATCCAGGAAGCTCCGCCTGCCGACCAAAAGGGCCGCGTGATTGGTGCTCAGAACTTTCTGAACTGGGTGGGGATCCTGCTGTCGGCTGCGTTTCTGGTGGTGATGGGCGTCGTGACGAATCTGGTTGCCGGTGACGGATCCGCACAGGCACACAGCTACGCGGTGTTTGTCGTGCTGGCTGCGGTGATGCTGCCGATTGCGATTTGGTATCGGCTGCAGCCGGCGCACTCCGATGACGCATCATCGACGAAAATATGA
- a CDS encoding ubiquinol-cytochrome c reductase iron-sulfur subunit — MSDQNPSTEDILSKIRGGAAKPSSPTPEQPADDSGPSAAAAEEKPAAAKPAASKPAAAPSGTADILASLRAGKAAADAPAGGKSAAPKSTSDVLASVKSDGGGAKSGGGATKPAAPGGTADILASLRSGKGGAAASAKPAAGKAAAGKAAGKTAAAKADVSAASGMSAAEMIRAAREGGAAAGAKAKAPGKVALPGKPLAKASPSPFQAPQASEPKETRRSMLSWLVGVVSSPIVVAWTAMAAAGAASALATARFMMPNVLVEPPTKFKIGPPTDYDAGTVSTKWKAQFGVWIVNAEVDGKQIIYALSTVCTHLGCTPNWLDGEQKFKCPCHGSGFYKNGVNFEGPAPRPLERMGIRLADDGMLEVDKSVKFQQELGQWSNPASFVPVA, encoded by the coding sequence ATGAGCGACCAGAATCCTTCAACTGAAGACATTCTTTCGAAGATTCGGGGAGGCGCTGCAAAGCCCTCAAGTCCGACTCCCGAGCAGCCGGCCGACGATTCCGGCCCCAGCGCAGCGGCGGCCGAAGAAAAGCCGGCCGCGGCGAAACCGGCTGCATCAAAGCCAGCGGCGGCTCCGTCGGGGACCGCTGACATTCTTGCGTCGCTGCGTGCCGGAAAAGCCGCGGCAGATGCACCGGCTGGCGGAAAGTCCGCGGCTCCAAAATCAACCAGTGATGTCCTGGCCTCTGTGAAATCAGATGGCGGTGGAGCGAAATCAGGCGGTGGTGCGACAAAGCCGGCGGCTCCCGGCGGTACAGCCGATATTCTGGCGTCGCTGCGGTCCGGCAAGGGCGGTGCAGCCGCATCAGCGAAACCAGCGGCAGGCAAGGCCGCTGCCGGTAAGGCTGCCGGAAAGACGGCAGCTGCGAAGGCGGACGTTTCTGCGGCCAGCGGTATGTCGGCGGCGGAGATGATCCGTGCGGCTCGTGAAGGTGGCGCGGCTGCCGGTGCAAAGGCGAAGGCTCCCGGCAAGGTGGCGCTTCCCGGGAAGCCGCTGGCAAAAGCATCGCCCTCACCGTTCCAGGCGCCTCAGGCGTCGGAGCCAAAGGAGACGCGACGGTCCATGCTGTCGTGGCTGGTCGGTGTTGTGTCGAGTCCCATTGTTGTGGCGTGGACAGCCATGGCGGCCGCTGGAGCGGCGTCCGCGCTGGCGACGGCTCGATTCATGATGCCGAATGTGCTGGTGGAGCCACCCACAAAATTCAAGATCGGCCCTCCAACGGATTACGACGCGGGAACTGTGTCTACCAAATGGAAGGCTCAGTTCGGTGTGTGGATCGTCAACGCCGAGGTTGACGGAAAGCAGATCATTTACGCATTGTCGACCGTCTGTACGCATCTGGGTTGTACGCCGAACTGGCTGGATGGTGAGCAGAAGTTTAAGTGTCCCTGCCATGGCTCCGGGTTCTACAAAAACGGAGTGAACTTTGAAGGACCGGCCCCGCGACCGCTGGAGCGAATGGGGATTCGCCTGGCTGATGACGGGATGCTGGAAGTTGACAAGAGTGTGAAGTTTCAGCAGGAACTGGGGCAGTGGTCGAATCCTGCGTCGTTCGTGCCCGTGGCATAG
- a CDS encoding cytochrome b N-terminal domain-containing protein, with the protein MSPGDYIRNSQIWRSIFRHPAPTDRRNRVVVMLTNFFLHLHPVSIKQQGIALSYTWCMGGITFFLFLVETITGVLLMFYYRPTLEWAFYDIQALRDVQTLGIMREIHRWGAHAMVITVWLHMYRVFLTGSYKPPREFNWVIGVLLLVLTLLLSFTGYLLPWDQLAIWAITVGSNMARATPFLGSEGPGFQILNMGGYDLITTASDAKFLLLGGRFVGEATLNRFYILHCVAIPLVVSGLIAVHFWRVRKDGGISQPL; encoded by the coding sequence GTGTCCCCAGGCGACTACATTCGTAATTCACAAATCTGGCGAAGCATCTTCCGCCACCCGGCTCCGACCGATCGTCGTAACCGCGTTGTGGTGATGCTGACGAACTTCTTTCTGCACCTGCATCCGGTGTCCATCAAGCAGCAGGGGATTGCCCTGAGCTACACGTGGTGCATGGGCGGCATCACCTTCTTTCTGTTTCTTGTGGAAACGATCACCGGCGTGCTGCTGATGTTCTATTACCGCCCGACACTTGAGTGGGCGTTCTATGACATCCAGGCACTGCGAGACGTGCAGACTCTGGGCATCATGCGGGAAATTCACCGCTGGGGAGCCCACGCGATGGTGATTACCGTCTGGCTGCACATGTACCGCGTGTTTCTGACCGGCAGCTATAAGCCTCCGCGGGAATTCAACTGGGTCATCGGCGTTTTGCTGCTGGTGCTGACACTTCTGCTGTCGTTTACCGGCTACCTGCTGCCGTGGGACCAGTTGGCGATCTGGGCCATCACGGTCGGTTCCAATATGGCTCGCGCCACGCCGTTTCTGGGAAGCGAAGGGCCGGGTTTTCAAATCCTGAATATGGGTGGCTATGACCTGATTACCACCGCCAGCGACGCGAAGTTTCTGTTGCTGGGCGGTCGTTTCGTGGGCGAAGCCACTTTGAACCGGTTTTACATTCTGCACTGTGTGGCGATTCCGCTTGTCGTTTCCGGCCTGATCGCCGTGCATTTCTGGCGAGTTCGCAAGGACGGCGGCATCAGTCAGCCGCTGTAG
- a CDS encoding cytochrome c, whose product MLVRINTLFTATLLTLPALMTVGCSEADLESRFVYSASTEALMREAQDGIGDQPGVKKIVDQHFGDPQHLNAWSKLPLNIGGTFGRIKTAPDASSAVKSLIVEFDEPLAAFSDEAHTLQFITGKAAAATATVDQWDPETNTARLSAALDADAPAEGDQLVIDGGELLQQGRGLYMRHCSHCHGTSGDGDGPTARYLWPRPRDYRHGVFKFTSTDKDSKVARDDLRRVLANGIPGTYMPSFVPMLHDEELDSVVEYIRFLSMRGEFERRLAAEFATDYSQKAVQFRVENGEKRGEIVKSLESFLKDDLPDSLEFVSNDLAEQWANADGEEALLVPGVSRVEDTLESRRIGRNLYLSKEINCLNCHGMYGRGDGPQTTDFEVDPKTNETKPEAGLHDVWGNLNQPRDLTQGVYRGGRRPIDLFRRIQAGIKGTAMPSFSTNLTHEQTWHIVNYVLSIPFEPEPGNLEVPATTEESAASL is encoded by the coding sequence ATGTTGGTGCGTATCAACACGCTGTTTACCGCGACACTGCTGACACTGCCGGCATTGATGACGGTCGGATGTTCGGAAGCAGATCTGGAGTCCAGGTTTGTCTACAGCGCGAGCACGGAAGCCCTGATGCGCGAAGCACAGGACGGCATCGGTGATCAGCCGGGCGTGAAAAAGATTGTCGATCAGCACTTCGGTGATCCGCAGCATCTGAATGCATGGAGCAAGCTTCCGCTGAATATCGGCGGGACATTCGGCCGGATCAAGACCGCTCCCGACGCATCATCGGCCGTCAAGTCGCTGATCGTTGAGTTCGATGAACCGCTGGCGGCCTTCAGTGATGAAGCACACACGCTGCAGTTCATTACCGGAAAGGCGGCTGCGGCGACAGCAACGGTCGATCAATGGGATCCGGAAACGAACACAGCGCGGCTGTCGGCGGCACTGGATGCGGATGCTCCCGCTGAAGGTGACCAGCTTGTCATCGACGGCGGTGAATTACTGCAGCAGGGTCGAGGGCTGTACATGCGGCACTGCTCTCACTGTCACGGCACCAGTGGCGACGGTGACGGCCCGACGGCGCGATATCTGTGGCCCCGCCCGCGTGACTACCGTCACGGAGTCTTCAAGTTCACCTCAACGGATAAAGATTCCAAGGTGGCACGTGATGACCTGCGACGTGTTCTGGCGAACGGCATTCCCGGAACCTATATGCCGTCGTTTGTGCCGATGTTGCACGACGAAGAACTGGATTCTGTGGTTGAGTACATTCGCTTTCTGTCAATGCGAGGCGAATTTGAACGCCGGCTGGCGGCGGAGTTTGCCACCGACTACAGCCAGAAGGCCGTGCAGTTCCGCGTTGAAAATGGCGAAAAACGCGGCGAAATTGTGAAATCTCTGGAGTCGTTTCTGAAGGATGACCTGCCGGATTCGCTGGAGTTTGTTTCCAATGATCTTGCCGAACAGTGGGCGAACGCGGATGGCGAAGAAGCATTGCTGGTTCCGGGGGTTTCGCGGGTTGAAGACACGCTGGAATCCCGCCGCATCGGCCGCAATCTGTATCTGAGCAAGGAAATCAACTGCCTGAACTGTCACGGAATGTACGGTCGCGGCGATGGTCCGCAGACCACCGACTTCGAAGTCGATCCGAAGACGAATGAAACAAAGCCGGAAGCCGGACTGCACGACGTCTGGGGGAATCTCAACCAGCCGCGCGACCTGACTCAGGGTGTTTACCGCGGAGGACGCCGACCGATTGATCTGTTCCGGCGCATTCAGGCGGGGATCAAGGGCACCGCGATGCCTTCATTCAGTACGAACCTGACACACGAACAAACCTGGCACATTGTCAACTATGTGCTCAGCATTCCCTTCGAACCGGAACCCGGAAACCTCGAAGTACCCGCGACGACCGAAGAATCTGCGGCGTCCCTGTAA
- a CDS encoding cytochrome c oxidase subunit II, giving the protein MKKFWALFFLFWPIVALWVSWTAPSRNWWFPTYGPSGDGQAMSPLGERIDGLFYLILGIVTLVFIGTQAGLGYVLWKGATKESGKKAYFSHGSHSLELIWTIVPAFVLVFIALYQMDVWAEFRVQSFYPEETQKDGPIVEITARQFEWRMRYPAPGKPLMNDPQPDDLYAVNEVHVPTGRPVKFNLRSGDVQHAFFAPQLRVKQDAVPGLIIPVWFEIPEAGDYELLCAELCGWGHYKMRAIIVAEPEEEYQAYLKELEEAQNFDGVVAESGDDE; this is encoded by the coding sequence GTGAAAAAGTTTTGGGCACTGTTCTTCCTCTTCTGGCCGATTGTGGCACTCTGGGTGTCGTGGACCGCGCCGTCGCGAAACTGGTGGTTTCCCACTTATGGACCGTCCGGTGACGGTCAGGCGATGAGTCCTCTTGGTGAGCGAATCGACGGGCTGTTTTATCTGATCCTGGGAATTGTGACGCTGGTGTTCATCGGTACTCAGGCCGGTCTGGGGTACGTGCTTTGGAAGGGAGCCACAAAGGAGTCCGGAAAGAAGGCTTACTTTTCGCACGGCAGCCACAGCCTGGAACTGATCTGGACAATTGTTCCGGCGTTTGTGCTGGTCTTTATCGCGCTGTATCAGATGGACGTCTGGGCGGAGTTCCGAGTGCAGTCGTTCTACCCGGAAGAAACGCAGAAGGACGGCCCGATCGTGGAGATCACCGCTCGCCAGTTCGAATGGCGCATGCGTTACCCGGCGCCAGGTAAGCCGCTGATGAACGATCCTCAGCCCGACGACCTGTATGCGGTAAACGAAGTCCATGTTCCCACCGGTCGGCCGGTCAAGTTCAATCTGCGAAGCGGTGACGTGCAGCACGCGTTTTTCGCGCCGCAACTGCGAGTCAAGCAGGACGCGGTGCCTGGGCTGATTATTCCCGTGTGGTTTGAGATTCCCGAAGCCGGTGATTACGAGCTGCTTTGTGCGGAACTTTGCGGGTGGGGCCATTACAAGATGCGGGCGATTATTGTCGCGGAGCCGGAAGAAGAGTATCAGGCATACCTGAAGGAACTTGAAGAGGCACAGAACTTCGACGGTGTTGTAGCCGAATCAGGCGACGACGAATAA